The genomic interval TTTATTCAAAAAAGGCCTTTTGTAACGCCTCAAGATATAAAAACTATAGCTCCCGATATTTTAAGGCATAGAATAATTCTAACATATGAAGCAGAAGCTGAAGATATAACGACTGATGAAATTATAAATCAAATTTTTGAATCAGTCCCTGTTCCTTAAATTAGTGAATAGCTAATAGTGTATAGTGAATAACTAAAATTATTGTCTTTATTACTTAAATCTGTTAAAAAAAATGCTTCCTTCAGACATAGCAAAAAAAATAAAAAAAATTCATATAAAAAGCGGAAAAGCTGTAAATTCGATTATGGCTGGACAATTCAAATCAGTATTCAAAGGCCATGGTCTTGAATTTGAAGAAGTAAGAGAATATCTTCCTGGTGATGATATAAAAAATATTGACTGGAAAGTTACAACAAGGATGAATCATCCTTATATTAAGCGCTATCGAGAAGAACGAGAACTCAGTCTTATGCTCCTTGTAGATATGAGTGCATCTACCATTTTTGGAACAAAAGATATTTCAAAAAAAGAAAATGCCGCGCAAATTGCTGGAATACTTGCTTTTAACGCTTTTAAAAATAATGATAAAGTAGGAGCGATACTCTTTACCGATAGAGTAGAAAAATATATACCCCCTAAAAAAAACTCCGCACATATATGGAGATTAATAAAGGAAATATTTTATTTTTCACCTTTGTATAAGCAAACAGATATTGATTCAGCAATATCATTTCTTTCAAAAGTTTGTAATAAAAGGGTTGTAACTTTTTTAATTTCTGATTTTATTTCTCCAGAATACTCGACAAAACTTAAAATAGCGTCAAAAAAACACAAAATTGTTAGTATAATTCTTT from Desulfobacterales bacterium carries:
- a CDS encoding DUF58 domain-containing protein — protein: MLPSDIAKKIKKIHIKSGKAVNSIMAGQFKSVFKGHGLEFEEVREYLPGDDIKNIDWKVTTRMNHPYIKRYREERELSLMLLVDMSASTIFGTKDISKKENAAQIAGILAFNAFKNNDKVGAILFTDRVEKYIPPKKNSAHIWRLIKEIFYFSPLYKQTDIDSAISFLSKVCNKRVVTFLISDFISPEYSTKLKIASKKHKIVSIILSDDGDFNLPKGGIISFQDFETNTRLVIDASDKNVRLEFEANKQKEYKKIIEKHKSLNIDCIEIKNSDDIIMALTKYFKMKEKRNR